A region of Nostoc sp. 'Peltigera membranacea cyanobiont' N6 DNA encodes the following proteins:
- a CDS encoding PIG-L deacetylase family protein, with protein MNTDSDSKNFGQRTVLTIYAHADDEVLPAAGTLSLMSKAGWNIRCLILTDGSFSSSPIKGTRHQEADAAGKIIGATYEFYALEEYNFSTQAVIKVTEEAIRRCQPDLIITHAPQPEKYGHRDHEVCAIAVSNVATRKNITLWYSAPPVFLRGFEPNFFVDITSVIEEKVAAIGCYESELNKTFMQLDAILVLSRFWARELGQKDGYFEAFEISRQCVDASFFTAIANNHQAIKHS; from the coding sequence ATGAACACTGATTCAGACTCAAAAAACTTTGGTCAACGAACCGTCTTAACAATTTATGCTCATGCTGATGATGAGGTTCTACCTGCTGCTGGCACTCTCAGTCTCATGTCCAAGGCAGGATGGAATATTCGTTGCTTAATTTTGACTGATGGCAGTTTTTCCAGTTCGCCTATTAAGGGTACACGTCATCAAGAAGCGGATGCAGCAGGTAAAATCATCGGTGCAACTTACGAGTTTTATGCACTGGAGGAATATAATTTTTCAACCCAAGCAGTGATCAAAGTTACCGAAGAAGCTATTAGGCGTTGCCAACCCGATCTGATTATTACTCATGCACCACAACCGGAAAAATATGGACATAGAGATCATGAAGTGTGTGCGATCGCAGTTTCTAATGTTGCTACCCGCAAAAACATAACTTTGTGGTATTCCGCTCCACCTGTTTTTTTGCGTGGTTTTGAACCCAATTTTTTTGTAGATATTACTTCTGTAATTGAGGAAAAAGTTGCAGCTATCGGTTGTTATGAATCAGAACTCAATAAAACATTTATGCAACTTGATGCCATACTAGTTTTATCTCGTTTTTGGGCACGTGAGTTAGGTCAAAAAGATGGTTACTTTGAAGCTTTTGAAATTTCTAGGCAATGTGTAGATGCTAGCTTTTTTACCGCAATAGCTAATAATCATCAAGCAATTAAACACAGCTAA
- a CDS encoding STAS domain-containing protein, with translation MSLSVKVLELSGILDGIRGNELRREVSGIVANGADILLLDMKEVKFIDSSGLGALVSAMQITRNANTKLFICSIGDQVRMLFELTKMDRIFQTFADQDEFNRQVLATQ, from the coding sequence ATGAGTTTAAGTGTGAAAGTACTAGAATTATCTGGGATTTTAGATGGTATTAGAGGTAATGAACTGCGTCGTGAAGTTAGCGGTATTGTGGCAAACGGAGCCGATATTTTGTTACTTGACATGAAAGAAGTAAAATTTATCGATAGCTCTGGTTTAGGTGCTTTAGTATCAGCAATGCAAATAACGCGAAATGCTAATACTAAACTTTTTATCTGTTCGATCGGCGATCAAGTCAGGATGTTGTTTGAACTGACTAAAATGGATAGAATTTTTCAAACTTTTGCCGATCAAGATGAATTCAATCGCCAAGTATTGGCAACGCAATAA
- a CDS encoding SpoIIE family protein phosphatase produces the protein MFKILVIDDDPIVRAVLKRTLQNQGYDTTVASNGEEGITQAQLLHPALIVCDWMMSQVDGLEVCRRIRTDPELATTFFILLTARGAARGEEEDRVRGLDAGADEFISKPIEMNELKARVRAGLRLHQLNQDLQSRKEALETLNQDLQTQKQILEAELAEAADYVRSLLPSPLVGTVTTENLFIPSAQLGGDCFDHHWIDEDHLAIYLLDVSGHGVGSALLSVSVLNVLRSQSLPNTNFCQPSAVLKALNHAFQMTKHGDKYFTIWYGVYHRLKRQLIYANAGHPPALLLSNTSTTSIQVKQLSSLDLPIGFLPDVQFEDAVFDIEENSTLYIFSDGAYEINQSDGKIWGIDAFIDLLTKYSQKDTYSLNELLANILALNAQDNLDDDLSLVKVNFC, from the coding sequence ATGTTTAAAATTCTGGTTATTGATGATGACCCTATAGTGCGAGCAGTACTGAAAAGAACACTCCAAAATCAGGGTTACGATACCACTGTAGCCAGTAATGGCGAGGAAGGAATTACACAAGCACAATTACTACATCCGGCTCTGATCGTCTGTGACTGGATGATGTCCCAGGTAGATGGGTTAGAAGTGTGTCGTCGTATTAGAACAGATCCAGAGTTGGCAACTACTTTTTTTATTCTATTGACGGCTAGGGGGGCAGCTAGAGGAGAAGAGGAAGATAGAGTTAGAGGACTTGACGCTGGAGCAGATGAGTTTATCTCTAAACCTATAGAGATGAATGAATTGAAAGCACGGGTAAGAGCAGGACTAAGATTACACCAGCTAAATCAGGATTTACAAAGTCGAAAAGAAGCTTTGGAGACACTAAATCAAGACTTACAAACCCAAAAGCAAATTTTGGAAGCAGAATTAGCTGAGGCTGCTGATTATGTGCGATCGCTTTTACCCTCGCCGCTTGTAGGAACAGTAACTACAGAAAATCTGTTTATTCCCTCAGCCCAGCTAGGGGGCGATTGCTTCGATCATCATTGGATCGATGAGGATCATTTGGCAATTTATTTGTTGGATGTATCAGGTCACGGAGTAGGTTCAGCCCTCCTATCTGTATCCGTCCTAAATGTTTTGCGATCGCAATCTCTACCGAATACTAACTTTTGCCAACCCAGTGCAGTCCTAAAAGCCCTCAATCACGCCTTCCAAATGACAAAGCACGGTGATAAATACTTCACAATTTGGTATGGAGTTTATCACCGCCTTAAACGTCAACTTATTTATGCCAACGCCGGACATCCACCAGCTTTACTGTTATCTAATACCTCTACAACAAGCATCCAAGTTAAACAGCTAAGTTCTTTAGATTTACCAATTGGCTTTTTACCTGATGTGCAATTTGAAGATGCTGTTTTTGATATCGAAGAAAACAGCACTCTGTACATCTTTAGTGATGGTGCTTATGAAATTAATCAGTCAGATGGTAAAATTTGGGGTATTGATGCTTTCATTGACTTGCTAACGAAATATAGCCAGAAAGATACCTATAGCCTCAATGAACTCTTAGCAAATATTCTCGCCTTAAATGCTCAAGATAATCTTGATGATGACTTATCTTTGGTAAAAGTTAACTTTTGTTAG
- a CDS encoding ATP-binding protein — MKNKIYLKVNTDLTASPQVLAWFEQINQPPIADRQIWWQCQTLMMEGFTNIVEHAHRNLPIETPIEIEAVRLNEFIEIRIWSKGEPFDLEQQLQETSEFEENEQERGRGLKIMSAIADKLSYEPTVDNRCCLFISKSY; from the coding sequence GTGAAAAACAAAATTTATCTAAAAGTCAATACAGACCTGACAGCTTCACCTCAAGTTTTAGCTTGGTTTGAGCAAATAAATCAACCACCTATTGCCGATCGACAAATTTGGTGGCAATGTCAAACACTGATGATGGAAGGCTTTACTAATATTGTTGAACACGCACACAGAAATTTACCTATTGAAACTCCTATTGAGATAGAAGCTGTGCGGTTAAATGAATTTATAGAAATTCGCATTTGGTCTAAAGGTGAACCCTTTGACTTAGAGCAGCAATTGCAAGAAACATCTGAATTTGAGGAAAATGAGCAAGAGCGAGGGCGGGGTTTAAAAATTATGTCCGCCATTGCCGACAAATTGAGTTATGAGCCGACAGTGGATAATCGTTGCTGTTTATTTATTAGTAAATCTTACTAA
- a CDS encoding hybrid sensor histidine kinase/response regulator encodes MTNILSVCKIEYLILDEYLKIVEISVGLNHLANIPDEVKQGEDVRIVFPELEGLEDIFDAIRHGEQDNFELKGIMRSQDATSPLYIDIRITKNIQENSSINPLIIIVEDSTERMVLEQSLFQGANEANLLLRNLKASKQYIDQIVTSMADALLVTTLSGKIKKLNLAAQVLLEYDEIELIGQPITKVIREVDSYKLEIGNIENIETFLNPDQNPLGKEVETVCYTKSRKTISVAFSYSIVKTEIEHFQGYVYILRDMTERKQAELAKQEFLAMISHEVRTPIASVIGMASLLLDCGLIGQQKDFVEIIYSSGNSLLKIINDFLDFSKVQSGNLELEEEPFILQSCINEAFYLLAPQAREKGLQITFLDTLKLPTTIVGDITRLRQVLINLLSNAIKFTQTGSIEVSVIIRNNKDINRSSAANTDEIQFSIKDTGIGIPSDRLERLFKAFSQVNSSITRQYGGTGLGLAICKQLCELMGGRIWVESELNTGSTFYFTIAASVIPKESAGAQVLASVQELQVRNSENNCDYRPSDLPKLRILLTEDNLVNQKIALKQLQSLGYSADVANNGKEALHLLEKIPYDLILMDCQMPILDGLETTKQIHRWQESNFASGRRPVVVAMTANAMKEDKQMCLDAGMDDYLSKPVMKEKLAATLEHWARMIFRVEETDILDRTVSTTNIGSVDLPIDWERLHQLSENNPEFELELLQIFIEDIQPRLEAVKIAIASHDFDQIALQSHQIKGASVNIGAITMHLLAEKLEQLAYNQEDRGTNNLILGLEEFVKRIQEFLIRTPNS; translated from the coding sequence TTGACAAATATATTATCTGTATGCAAGATTGAATATTTGATACTTGATGAATACCTGAAAATTGTAGAGATATCTGTTGGACTAAATCATTTGGCCAACATTCCTGATGAAGTCAAGCAAGGTGAGGATGTTCGGATTGTGTTTCCCGAATTAGAGGGACTTGAAGATATTTTTGATGCAATTCGACATGGCGAGCAAGATAATTTTGAATTAAAGGGAATTATGCGCTCGCAAGATGCGACTTCTCCTTTGTATATTGATATTCGCATTACTAAGAATATACAAGAAAATTCTTCTATCAATCCCCTCATCATTATTGTAGAAGATTCCACAGAAAGGATGGTTCTTGAGCAATCTTTATTTCAAGGTGCAAATGAAGCAAATCTTTTATTACGTAATTTAAAGGCTTCTAAACAATATATTGACCAAATTGTGACATCAATGGCAGATGCATTGTTGGTAACAACACTGTCAGGAAAGATAAAAAAACTGAATCTAGCTGCACAAGTATTGTTAGAATATGACGAAATAGAACTCATCGGTCAACCTATCACCAAAGTTATTAGAGAAGTCGATAGCTATAAATTAGAGATAGGAAATATTGAAAATATTGAGACATTCCTAAATCCAGACCAAAATCCTTTAGGAAAAGAGGTAGAAACTGTTTGTTATACCAAAAGTAGAAAAACAATTTCCGTAGCTTTTTCCTACTCAATTGTTAAGACAGAAATTGAGCATTTTCAAGGCTATGTTTACATTTTGCGAGACATGACTGAACGCAAACAGGCAGAACTTGCTAAACAAGAATTCTTAGCAATGATTAGCCATGAAGTTCGGACTCCGATCGCATCGGTAATTGGGATGGCCAGTTTGTTACTAGATTGTGGATTGATTGGTCAGCAGAAAGACTTTGTTGAAATCATTTACAGCAGTGGAAATTCCTTACTCAAAATTATTAACGATTTTCTTGATTTCTCTAAAGTACAATCGGGTAATTTGGAACTAGAAGAGGAACCTTTTATTTTGCAAAGTTGCATTAATGAAGCTTTTTATTTACTTGCGCCTCAAGCTAGAGAAAAAGGTTTACAAATTACATTTTTAGATACTCTTAAACTTCCTACTACGATTGTGGGAGATATCACCCGACTACGCCAAGTTTTGATTAATTTACTCAGTAATGCTATTAAATTTACTCAGACTGGAAGTATAGAAGTTTCGGTTATCATCCGCAATAATAAGGATATTAATCGCTCTTCTGCTGCAAATACTGACGAGATTCAGTTTAGTATTAAAGATACAGGCATCGGTATTCCGAGCGATCGCCTGGAACGTTTATTTAAAGCCTTCAGTCAAGTAAACTCCTCCATTACTCGACAGTATGGCGGTACTGGGTTAGGTCTTGCTATCTGCAAGCAACTGTGCGAGTTAATGGGCGGCAGAATTTGGGTTGAAAGTGAACTCAATACAGGTAGCACATTTTACTTTACGATTGCCGCTTCTGTTATTCCAAAAGAGTCAGCAGGGGCGCAAGTCCTTGCGTCAGTACAGGAGTTACAAGTGAGAAATTCTGAAAATAACTGTGATTATCGTCCTTCTGACTTGCCTAAATTAAGAATTCTCTTAACTGAGGATAATCTGGTGAATCAGAAAATAGCCTTGAAACAACTCCAAAGCCTGGGTTATAGTGCTGATGTTGCAAATAATGGCAAAGAAGCGTTGCATCTGTTAGAAAAAATTCCTTACGATTTAATTCTAATGGATTGCCAAATGCCAATTCTCGACGGATTAGAAACCACAAAACAAATTCATCGTTGGCAAGAAAGTAACTTTGCTAGCGGTCGTCGTCCTGTGGTAGTTGCGATGACAGCTAATGCGATGAAAGAAGACAAACAAATGTGCCTAGATGCAGGAATGGATGACTATTTGAGCAAGCCAGTAATGAAAGAAAAATTGGCGGCGACTCTAGAGCATTGGGCAAGGATGATATTCAGAGTAGAAGAAACAGATATCTTAGATCGGACAGTTTCTACAACAAATATAGGTTCAGTTGACCTCCCAATTGATTGGGAACGCTTGCATCAACTCTCAGAAAACAACCCAGAATTTGAATTAGAACTACTGCAAATATTTATTGAAGATATTCAACCTCGGCTAGAGGCAGTTAAAATAGCGATCGCATCTCATGATTTTGACCAAATAGCGCTTCAATCACATCAAATTAAAGGTGCTAGTGTCAATATTGGAGCTATAACGATGCATCTGTTAGCAGAAAAACTAGAACAACTAGCTTATAACCAAGAGGATCGAGGTACTAATAACTTAATTTTAGGCTTAGAAGAGTTTGTGAAACGTATCCAAGAATTTTTAATCAGGACTCCTAATTCCTAA
- a CDS encoding Rab family GTPase, with amino-acid sequence MSTISKKVCLFGDFGVGKTSLIRKFVECQFSDEYLSTVGVKISRKLVNVSTKDLDDGQNLQLLIWDIEGSNKFKAVAQNYFQGSKGAVIVGDVTQPETLNHIGEHIQTFLAVNPKSYIVVALNKSDMIASEYLENIRKTYQFTNRINILDTYITSAKTGNNVDEIFKTLAHSLI; translated from the coding sequence ATGTCTACAATTTCTAAAAAAGTCTGTTTATTTGGTGATTTTGGGGTTGGTAAAACTAGTCTAATTCGCAAATTTGTAGAATGTCAATTTAGCGATGAATATCTTTCAACTGTAGGGGTAAAAATTTCTCGTAAATTAGTTAATGTTTCTACAAAAGACCTGGATGATGGGCAAAATTTACAGTTGCTAATTTGGGATATTGAAGGCAGTAATAAGTTTAAGGCAGTTGCTCAAAACTATTTTCAAGGTTCTAAAGGTGCTGTGATAGTTGGTGATGTCACACAACCAGAAACACTCAATCATATAGGGGAGCATATTCAAACTTTTTTAGCTGTTAATCCTAAAAGCTATATTGTTGTTGCACTGAATAAATCAGATATGATTGCGAGTGAATACTTAGAAAACATTCGTAAAACGTATCAGTTTACCAATCGAATTAATATATTAGACACATATATAACTTCAGCTAAAACTGGCAATAATGTTGATGAGATATTTAAAACCTTAGCCCATAGTTTAATTTAG
- a CDS encoding OmpA family protein, whose translation MTQVENLISQSVELKPEEAIQIDNLVHLLVELKIIEPPEQSFSSFSSETDRDDEHLTTTKFETLQLTPVTIEICEAYLESTFNSRQNAPNSAKFVEDELEKSIELFATFEENTDNSDDALQKLKDILVGDELSQINNIVAKFEQNLIKIENQIYEPKELINLLLPCISELLRLKIAESREEIVQIIAPIIDQTIRSRTEQDKISMSEAIAPSIPLAITQQIIVAPEEVSDAIAPAMGRAIKKQIEIEQNIVVDALYPIIGSTIAKYMAETIRAINRQVEETLSVEGIKRKIRAKLQGVSEAELIFKEALPFTIKAIFLIHKASGLVISDIQRSDAQQLEADMVAGMLTAIRSFANDCINQSGTITELDAIEYGTSKIILEVAGYCYLALVVQGDTSKSFILKMRQTFSQIVKKYGDLIEQFDGDPDTIPIEVHTVLEELKGTDIPPEKKNNQLSPLVILGLTVISSILIPWGIWQHHSGVIRSIESKTSLALTSVPELAVYRLNVQVEHNKLKLTGLLPNQLLRQKAEQIVKATSPHWLIDNKILLVEVPADPVLAAAEVKRVTTVLNQTNGTAISAQYSAGKVVVEGTVNRITDAQIIAHAFEQIPGVKFVSSAVQVEPLRIEVRFYFQPDSANLIKTNLGYKVQQVKSFLNQHPNQHLKIIGYSYDHTGTNTSQNLALTRAKAVQQALIKLGIEPSRLQVIGRTSLPPGIDPTHPLWLSRCVVLEAINKQI comes from the coding sequence ATGACTCAGGTGGAAAATTTAATTTCTCAATCTGTTGAGTTAAAGCCAGAAGAAGCTATACAAATTGACAATTTAGTGCATCTACTTGTCGAACTCAAAATTATCGAACCACCTGAGCAATCTTTTTCTTCATTTTCATCTGAAACCGATCGTGATGATGAGCATTTGACTACAACAAAATTTGAAACATTGCAACTCACTCCAGTGACAATAGAAATCTGTGAGGCTTATTTAGAATCGACTTTTAATTCTCGTCAAAATGCACCTAATTCAGCAAAATTTGTCGAAGACGAATTAGAGAAATCTATTGAGCTATTTGCAACTTTTGAGGAAAATACAGATAATTCAGATGATGCATTGCAAAAGTTAAAAGATATATTAGTCGGAGATGAATTATCACAAATAAATAATATTGTAGCTAAGTTTGAACAAAATTTAATAAAAATAGAGAATCAAATTTACGAACCTAAAGAGCTAATAAATTTACTCCTTCCATGTATTTCTGAGCTTTTAAGGTTGAAGATTGCAGAGTCTAGAGAGGAAATTGTACAGATAATTGCCCCGATTATCGATCAAACTATTCGCAGTCGCACTGAGCAGGATAAAATTAGCATGAGTGAAGCGATCGCACCTTCTATTCCCCTAGCTATTACTCAGCAGATTATTGTGGCTCCAGAGGAAGTTTCAGATGCGATCGCTCCTGCAATGGGACGAGCTATAAAAAAGCAAATTGAAATTGAACAGAATATTGTTGTGGATGCACTCTACCCAATTATTGGTAGTACCATAGCCAAATATATGGCAGAGACAATCCGTGCAATTAACCGACAAGTTGAAGAAACCCTTAGTGTTGAAGGGATAAAGCGTAAAATTCGTGCCAAGTTACAGGGAGTTTCCGAAGCAGAATTAATTTTTAAAGAAGCTCTCCCATTTACAATTAAAGCAATTTTCTTGATTCATAAAGCATCTGGTTTAGTTATCTCAGATATTCAACGCTCTGATGCACAGCAGCTAGAGGCTGATATGGTAGCAGGAATGCTGACGGCGATTCGCAGCTTTGCCAATGATTGCATCAATCAATCTGGAACCATAACAGAATTAGACGCAATTGAATACGGTACATCCAAAATAATTTTAGAAGTTGCCGGATATTGTTATTTAGCGCTCGTTGTCCAAGGAGACACTAGCAAAAGCTTTATTCTAAAAATGCGGCAAACGTTTAGTCAAATAGTTAAAAAGTATGGCGATCTAATTGAACAATTTGACGGCGATCCAGATACAATCCCTATTGAAGTTCATACAGTTTTAGAAGAACTTAAAGGTACAGATATTCCACCGGAAAAGAAAAATAATCAATTATCACCGTTAGTAATATTAGGTTTAACAGTTATCAGCAGCATTCTCATTCCTTGGGGCATTTGGCAACACCATAGTGGAGTCATCCGTTCTATTGAAAGTAAAACTTCGCTAGCTCTAACTTCTGTTCCAGAACTAGCCGTATATCGGCTCAACGTGCAGGTAGAACACAATAAATTAAAATTAACAGGACTATTACCTAATCAACTTCTTCGCCAGAAAGCCGAGCAAATTGTTAAAGCAACTTCCCCCCATTGGTTGATTGACAATAAAATTTTATTAGTAGAAGTACCAGCAGATCCTGTGTTAGCTGCTGCTGAAGTTAAACGAGTTACCACAGTTTTAAACCAAACGAATGGTACAGCTATTTCCGCTCAATATAGCGCTGGTAAAGTAGTTGTGGAAGGTACTGTCAATCGGATTACAGATGCTCAGATTATTGCTCATGCATTTGAGCAAATTCCAGGCGTAAAATTTGTATCTAGCGCGGTGCAAGTAGAACCTCTGCGAATTGAAGTTAGATTTTATTTTCAACCCGACTCAGCAAATTTAATTAAAACGAATTTAGGGTACAAGGTTCAACAGGTCAAATCTTTCCTCAATCAGCACCCAAATCAACATTTAAAAATTATTGGTTATAGTTATGACCATACTGGTACAAACACATCTCAAAATTTGGCACTTACGCGAGCAAAAGCTGTACAACAAGCACTGATTAAATTAGGTATTGAGCCATCTCGTCTACAGGTTATTGGTAGGACAAGTTTACCACCAGGAATTGATCCAACTCATCCCTTATGGTTAAGCCGTTGTGTAGTTCTAGAAGCGATAAACAAGCAAATTTAA